Proteins from a single region of Balneolaceae bacterium:
- a CDS encoding bile acid:sodium symporter family protein produces MKSVLKSLLWLSLICFIGMIVMLFVDSSSPLMAVFTTGMFISLAIGVRGTETLFKSFAFSLWIFAAVTFSMFYPQYMTSWGGYDLSNLIVPLIQLIMFGMGTQLSMQDFKGVFKKPKGVGVGIICQYTIMPVVGISLALSFGFPAEVAAGVVLIGSCPGGVASNVMAFIAKADLALSITLTAVSTMLSPLATPYLMQLLAGQFVPIDTYGMMISILNMIILPIVLGLLFNHFLHGKIKWLDDIMPVVSMAGIAFIIAVITAAGRDSLVSIGLLLILAAVIHNALGYLFGYWGCRLVGMDEKSCRTIAFEVGMQNGGMASGLAQEMGRLATVGLAPAIFGPWMNISGSTLANYWRRKTEEELDEEEAPEPAMNPAT; encoded by the coding sequence ATGAAATCTGTTTTGAAATCACTTCTTTGGCTGAGTCTGATTTGCTTCATCGGTATGATCGTCATGCTGTTTGTGGACAGCAGTTCCCCATTAATGGCTGTGTTCACAACCGGTATGTTTATCTCACTGGCAATAGGAGTGAGAGGCACAGAGACCCTCTTTAAATCCTTCGCCTTCTCCCTCTGGATATTTGCGGCCGTAACATTCTCTATGTTTTATCCGCAATACATGACATCCTGGGGAGGTTATGACCTTAGCAACCTGATTGTTCCGCTTATCCAGCTCATTATGTTTGGGATGGGAACTCAATTGAGCATGCAGGATTTTAAAGGCGTATTCAAAAAACCAAAAGGTGTGGGTGTAGGTATCATTTGCCAATACACCATCATGCCGGTTGTTGGAATAAGCCTCGCCTTGAGTTTTGGTTTTCCGGCCGAAGTTGCTGCCGGAGTTGTATTGATTGGTTCCTGTCCCGGCGGTGTGGCCTCAAATGTAATGGCCTTTATCGCAAAAGCAGATCTTGCATTGTCTATTACGCTCACGGCCGTTTCAACCATGTTATCACCATTGGCTACTCCCTATTTGATGCAGCTCCTGGCCGGTCAGTTTGTGCCGATTGATACCTATGGAATGATGATCAGCATCCTGAATATGATTATTCTACCAATTGTGCTTGGATTGTTGTTTAATCACTTTCTGCATGGAAAAATCAAATGGCTGGATGATATTATGCCGGTCGTATCCATGGCTGGGATTGCCTTTATTATTGCTGTAATTACCGCGGCTGGTCGCGACTCACTGGTTTCAATCGGTCTTCTGCTGATTCTTGCAGCTGTGATTCACAATGCTCTTGGATACCTGTTTGGATATTGGGGATGCCGTCTTGTTGGTATGGATGAAAAATCATGCCGTACCATTGCATTTGAAGTAGGAATGCAAAATGGCGGAATGGCCTCCGGGCTTGCCCAAGAGATGGGCCGACTGGCAACCGTTGGTCTTGCGCCGGCAATTTTTGGCCCCTGGATGAATATTTCAGGTTCGACTCTTGCCAACTATTGGCGACGAAAAACAGAAGAAGAACTGGATGAGGAAGAGGCACCTGAGCCTGCTATGAATCCGGCAACATAA
- a CDS encoding mandelate racemase/muconate lactonizing enzyme family protein: MSNKKSNGTSRSPLEGSTPTDVGGRGVQPNKVDRRNFIKKAGAGGLGLFGMFALPFEDQISHLAQNVNRNSSPSDLEITDLRIAEIDGIPFRVPLIRIDTNQGISGYGEVRDGGAKEYALFLKSRLLGENPCNVEKVFKIIKQFGGHGRQGGGVSGVETALWDLTGKAYGVPVYQLLGGKYRDKVRLYCDTTTSDDPHEYARRMQERVDMGYTFLKMDMGIGLVDDEEGSLANTREYGPKGQRELRSQYSGEQGDYGQIDHPFTRVQVTEKGLERMMEYLRVMRDTIGYEIPMGTDHWGHFDKNEAIKIARATEPYTLAYVEDLIAWQYVDEWKEISESTTTPTMTGEDIYLLDGFRELIDKQAVDMIHPDLGSAGGILETKRIGDYAMQNGIAMMLHYAGSPFGFMASVHAAAATENFVALEHHSVDTPNWYDLIQEDKSTIFQDGYTPVPEKPGLGVEINEEAVREHLIEDADYFEPTPEWNEIRTWDRTWS; encoded by the coding sequence GACAGACGCAATTTCATCAAAAAAGCCGGTGCCGGTGGACTCGGATTATTTGGCATGTTTGCTCTCCCTTTTGAAGATCAAATCAGTCATCTCGCACAAAATGTAAACAGGAACTCAAGCCCCTCCGACCTTGAAATTACCGACCTGCGAATTGCAGAAATTGATGGAATTCCATTTCGGGTGCCGCTGATTCGAATTGACACCAACCAGGGAATTTCGGGATATGGTGAAGTTAGGGATGGTGGTGCGAAAGAATACGCTCTGTTTCTGAAAAGCAGGCTTTTGGGTGAAAATCCATGCAATGTTGAGAAGGTCTTCAAAATCATCAAACAATTTGGAGGACATGGACGCCAGGGTGGCGGAGTTTCCGGTGTGGAAACCGCTCTTTGGGATCTGACCGGGAAAGCATATGGAGTTCCGGTTTATCAACTATTGGGTGGAAAATATCGCGACAAAGTGCGCCTCTACTGTGATACAACCACTTCAGATGATCCGCACGAATACGCCCGGCGAATGCAGGAGCGTGTGGATATGGGCTACACTTTTTTAAAGATGGATATGGGAATTGGCCTGGTGGATGATGAAGAGGGATCGCTGGCCAATACCCGGGAGTACGGTCCGAAGGGACAGCGCGAATTGCGGTCTCAATATTCCGGTGAACAGGGTGATTACGGACAGATTGATCACCCGTTTACGAGAGTCCAGGTTACAGAAAAAGGCCTCGAACGAATGATGGAATATTTGCGTGTAATGCGTGACACAATTGGATACGAAATTCCAATGGGAACCGATCACTGGGGACATTTCGATAAGAATGAAGCGATCAAAATTGCCCGTGCAACTGAGCCTTACACGCTTGCTTATGTTGAGGATCTTATCGCCTGGCAGTATGTAGATGAATGGAAAGAGATTTCTGAATCAACAACCACTCCCACCATGACCGGCGAAGATATCTACCTGCTCGATGGCTTCAGAGAATTGATCGATAAACAAGCGGTGGATATGATTCACCCCGATCTCGGCTCTGCCGGCGGAATCCTGGAAACCAAACGAATTGGCGATTATGCCATGCAAAACGGTATTGCCATGATGCTGCACTACGCAGGATCTCCTTTTGGATTTATGGCAAGTGTTCATGCGGCGGCCGCAACCGAAAATTTTGTCGCGCTTGAACATCACTCCGTAGATACGCCAAACTGGTATGATCTCATCCAGGAGGACAAGAGCACGATTTTCCAGGATGGATACACACCCGTTCCCGAAAAACCGGGTCTTGGTGTTGAGATCAACGAAGAAGCCGTTCGCGAACACCTGATTGAAGATGCCGATTATTTCGAGCCAACACCGGAATGGAACGAAATCCGAACATGGGACAGAACCTGGAGTTAG